The following are encoded together in the Xanthomonas vesicatoria ATCC 35937 genome:
- a CDS encoding TonB-dependent receptor domain-containing protein has product MDSMSCPRVRHSATLALLLVPLTSHAYAQQVPDGAAPSAPLADSNGNGNGEQVSTLDQVQVVGQAMTYSKTTVSKEMLDRQFVLGSVNDALNELPGVVVTEADAFGSSDWGTQISMRGFVSNRDTQQIGTTVDGVPNGGSAYGGGSKANRFIDMPDLETVEVSQGTADIASRSNEALGGTLNYLTGEPLEEQRVRVIGGIGDNQARKYYARYDTGLLGGNTRAWISGSSARNDDWIDGSGHTSRDHLAGKFVSTLDKWTLSGYLSYDDADESEYTSVTPEQFARDPEHDLLTGRLTGIPYLDQNYRSGSRALRKNTFGYLRGAFDGGNGIKATLTGYAHRMQGRGDWIPPYLVDVTNDGAGAPESEARGGNTVYGGSDLGKLYYLTPGGAAATMLAGCAGSDALPAESNPACYPAGSVPVQSYRHSHYDNHRAGAMADVEWRADLGAIDNTVRAGAWLERYDRSVTRDWHRLLNVGTNIGFDHQPYWVQFKDDYQTDEQMYYVEDVMRYGALAWRVGLKQFFVDQTRDRRIGDAQHVESDSHSDPLLSAGLTWTTPVQGLEAFGGYSQNFAAIPSGVLGETDPVALSRVQPETADNVELGLRLSRWPLTGSVTLYDIRFDNRIVYVPANFVTGIDYLGETDGVYENFGGVHARGVEAALGYGWDNGWRINGAYTYNKADYLGSGDAARDTALEITPGAQVIGQPRNTVVVSADWRGQAWRFGVSGRYLGKRYLDASNRAALDGVTTFNANLGVELSQLSAQLKGLQLALTVSNLTDKRYLEGVDGSDSAFIAAPRTVGLTLTLDL; this is encoded by the coding sequence ATGGATTCGATGTCCTGCCCGCGCGTGCGCCATTCGGCCACGCTTGCCTTGCTCCTGGTGCCGCTGACCTCTCACGCATACGCCCAACAGGTCCCCGACGGCGCCGCACCATCCGCGCCGCTTGCAGACAGCAATGGCAATGGCAATGGCGAGCAAGTCTCCACGCTGGATCAGGTGCAGGTGGTCGGCCAGGCGATGACCTATTCCAAGACCACGGTGAGCAAGGAGATGCTGGACCGCCAGTTCGTGCTGGGCAGTGTCAACGACGCGCTCAACGAGTTGCCAGGCGTGGTGGTCACCGAAGCCGATGCATTCGGCTCGTCCGATTGGGGCACGCAGATCAGCATGCGTGGTTTCGTCAGCAACCGCGATACCCAGCAGATCGGCACCACCGTCGATGGCGTGCCCAACGGTGGATCGGCTTATGGCGGCGGCTCCAAGGCCAACCGCTTCATCGACATGCCGGACCTGGAAACGGTGGAGGTGAGCCAGGGCACTGCGGATATCGCCTCGCGCTCAAACGAAGCGTTGGGCGGCACACTGAACTACCTCACCGGCGAGCCGCTGGAAGAACAGCGTGTGCGGGTGATCGGCGGTATCGGCGACAACCAGGCGCGCAAGTATTACGCGCGCTACGACACCGGCCTGTTGGGCGGCAACACGCGTGCCTGGATCAGTGGCTCGTCGGCGCGCAACGACGACTGGATCGACGGTAGCGGCCACACCAGCCGCGATCATCTGGCCGGCAAGTTCGTCAGCACCTTGGACAAGTGGACCTTGAGCGGCTATCTGTCCTACGACGATGCCGACGAGTCCGAATACACCAGCGTGACGCCCGAGCAGTTCGCACGCGATCCCGAACACGACTTGCTGACAGGCAGGCTCACCGGCATTCCCTACCTGGACCAGAACTACCGCTCCGGCTCGCGCGCATTGCGCAAGAACACGTTTGGCTACCTGCGCGGCGCCTTCGACGGCGGCAACGGCATCAAGGCCACGCTCACCGGCTACGCGCATCGCATGCAAGGCCGTGGCGACTGGATTCCGCCGTATCTGGTGGACGTCACCAACGATGGGGCCGGTGCGCCGGAATCGGAGGCGCGCGGCGGCAACACCGTGTATGGCGGCAGCGATCTGGGCAAGTTGTATTACCTGACCCCGGGCGGCGCAGCCGCGACCATGCTGGCTGGTTGCGCCGGCAGCGATGCGCTGCCGGCCGAATCCAACCCGGCCTGCTATCCGGCCGGCTCGGTGCCGGTGCAGTCGTATCGCCACAGCCACTACGACAACCACCGCGCCGGCGCGATGGCCGATGTGGAATGGCGCGCGGATCTGGGCGCCATCGACAACACCGTGCGCGCCGGTGCGTGGCTGGAGCGCTACGACCGTAGCGTCACCCGCGACTGGCATCGCCTGCTCAACGTCGGCACCAATATCGGCTTCGATCATCAGCCGTACTGGGTGCAGTTCAAGGACGACTACCAGACCGACGAGCAGATGTATTACGTCGAGGACGTGATGCGCTACGGCGCCCTCGCCTGGCGCGTGGGCCTCAAGCAGTTCTTCGTCGACCAGACCCGCGACCGCCGCATCGGCGATGCGCAGCATGTGGAGTCGGATTCACATTCAGACCCGCTGCTGTCGGCCGGCCTGACCTGGACCACCCCGGTGCAGGGCCTGGAAGCCTTTGGCGGGTATTCGCAGAACTTCGCCGCGATTCCCTCCGGTGTGCTCGGCGAAACCGACCCGGTCGCGCTGAGCCGGGTGCAGCCGGAGACCGCCGACAACGTCGAACTCGGCCTGCGCCTGAGCCGCTGGCCATTGACCGGCAGCGTCACGCTCTACGACATCCGCTTCGACAACCGCATCGTGTATGTGCCGGCCAACTTCGTCACCGGTATCGACTACCTGGGCGAGACCGACGGCGTGTACGAGAACTTCGGTGGCGTGCATGCGCGCGGCGTGGAAGCGGCGCTGGGCTACGGTTGGGACAACGGCTGGCGCATCAATGGCGCCTACACCTACAACAAGGCCGATTACCTGGGCAGCGGCGATGCCGCGCGCGATACCGCGCTGGAGATCACGCCCGGCGCGCAGGTGATCGGCCAGCCGCGCAACACCGTGGTGGTGTCGGCGGACTGGCGCGGGCAGGCATGGCGCTTCGGTGTGTCCGGTCGTTATCTGGGCAAGCGCTATCTGGACGCCTCCAACCGCGCCGCACTCGATGGGGTGACCACCTTCAACGCGAATCTGGGCGTGGAGTTGTCGCAGCTATCGGCGCAGCTCAAGGGGCTGCAACTGGCGCTCACTGTCAGCAACCTCACCGACAAGCGCTATCTGGAAGGCGTGGACGGCAGCGACAGTGCCTTCATCGCCGCACCGCGCACGGTCGGGCTGACGCTGACGCTGGATCTGTAA